The following DNA comes from Meiothermus sp. CFH 77666.
ATCACCGTACTGAACTTGGCTTTACCGCTTGGTGGGCTTACCTCATCATCGCCCTGAACCTCATCGCTGCTTCCCCAGACCTGTGTATAGCTGACATCGTTTTGTGACTAGCACCAGTGATTATATATGAGCGATTGGTTCCCAGTAACCACGGTTGCGTCATATGGAGGCGTTACCCCGGCAACGCTGAATGCACCACTTGCGTTGGTGGTTGTGCTTAGATTGGTACTACCCGAGGTAATCACGACTGGCGCGCTGGCAACAGGCTGTAGATTGGCACCAATTACGGTACCGGCAACCGTAATGGTTGTAGGCGCGGCAATAGTGAAGTTGGCACTGTCGCTGAGAGAACCCGAGGTAGCCGTCAGAGTCACGGTGGCGGGAGTGGGTACACTGGCAGGCGCAGTATAGGTGACCGAAGTACCGGTGGTCGCGGACAGCGACCCCGCGCCAGAAAGTGTCCAGTTTATGGTGCCTGTAGCGTTGGTGAGGGTGGCGTTGAAGGTGACGGTAGTGCCTGCCGTTACGGTGGTGGGCTTGGGAGAGATCGTCAGGCTGGAGGTGCCGCCTCCGCCACCCGGGCAGGCTGTCAGCAGAGGAATTAGACTCATACTCAAAAGCCACAAAAGGCGTTTCATAAAAACCTCCAAGCTCAACCGGTTGGTGGGTTTCGGGTTGTAGCCAGCCAGAGGCTAACAAGTTCAGCGTTATATTGCCGTTACTGTATTGCAGGTTCTTCTAAACTGCTTTCTTAAGTGCCCAGGCCACATAGCGGTTGTCCAGGAGGCGCCGTGCAAGATGGGGCGGTAACTCCTGCGCCAGGTCGCGTAGGAGTTGCTGGGTTTCGCGCAAGTAGGCCTGGCCACGCCTGTCGCCCAGGGCCCGGGCCCTGGCATACAGCACCAGGGGCAGGTCGTAGATGCCCCGTGCCCAGTCGGCACGCAGGGCGTGGGCTTCTTCCGAGAGTTGCTGGGCTTTTTTCCAGTCGCTGGCTCTCAGGTGGGCCAGGGCCAGGGCGGCCAGGGAGCGGGCCGTGTGACGGTATTCCTTGCGATCTCGCCAGAGCGCAACCGATTCGGCCAGGGTGTCCTGGCTGCGCTCCAGATCGCCCATCTCGAGCAGGGTAAAGCCCAGGTTGAAGAGCACATGGCCCAGCCTGGCCCGCTCGCCCATCTCGCGCAGGTCGCGAAGGGCCGCCTCTAGCTCGCCTCTGGCTTCCTCCAGGCGGCCTGCCACCATCAGGGCGTTGCCGTAGTCGGAGCGCAGGAGGGCCAGGTCGCGCCAGGCCCCCACTTCGGCGGCCTCGACCATGGCCCGCCGGGCGGTGGCCTCGAGTCCGGGCTCCAGCCCCAGTACGGCTGCGTTCAGAAGCAGTCCCTGCAGGGCATCCCACACCGCCCACCAGTCGCCCCGTTCGCGGGCTTCCTGGTACAAAAGTTCGGCCACCTGGAGGCTGGCTGCGTAGTCCCCCTTGACCCAGTCCACCATGACCTTGTCGGCCCGTAAGCGCCGGAGAAGCAGGTCGTCGCGCAGTTCGGCGGCCAGCTTGAAGGCCTGGGCATAGGTCTGGTCGTACTGCGCCAGGTCGCCCAGCCGGAACCAGTAACCCGACAGGTTGCGCAGGGCCAGGGTTTCCATGGCCTGGTCGCCGATATCGTGAAAGGCTCGGATGGAGGCCAGGAGGGGCTCGAGCTGCACATCGGGGTCGCCGCCCCGATACTCGAGCCAGGCCAGCTTAAATAAAGCATGGCCCCGCTGCCAGGGGGTTCGGGCCAGACGCAGGGCCTCCCGCGCCGCCGCGATGCCCTCGGCCACCCGGCCCGAGGCCAGCGAAGCATCGGCGTTCAACAAGAACAGCCGAAAACGCTCATGGTCGCCTAAGCTGTCGGCCAGCCGGGCCATTTCCTGGCGCTCGGGAATCTGTATCTGCCCCAGCGTGATCCGGGTTTCCGCCGCTTCAATCAGCATTCGAAAGCGCTCGGGGTCGGGTTCCATGGGGGGGCACAGCACCTGGGCACGATGGTAGTGCTCCAGGGCTTGCCGGGCCAGCGGCCCCCGGCGCAGGCTGCGCCCGGCCATCAGGTGGGCCACATAGGCTTCGGCGCGCTGCCCGGCGGCCTCGAGGTGCGCGGCCAGTTGGGGCAGGGGGCCGGCCACCTCGCGGAGGGCATCGGCAATACGGGCGTGCAGCCAGCGACGACGCGACTCGCTCATCTCGGCCAGCACCGTTTGTCGTACCAGCTCGTGCCGCAGGGTATAGCCGCTGGGGTCAAGGCGCAGAAACCCGCTCTGGGTCAGGCTTTCCAGCTCTGTGATGGGAGCCCCCAGGTGGCGCAACAGCCCCGCGGCCATGTCGGGGGACAAGGGGAAGTCGGCCAGCGCGAGGGCCTGGAGGATGGGCAATGCACCCTCCCCCAGGCGCTGCAGCCGCTCCAGTAAGGCATCGCGCACACTGGGGGGCAGGGGCAGCTCGCGGTAGTCGGAGGTGAAGCTGTCGAAGGGGGTATGCCAGGCCCCGGCTTCGGCCCGCAACAACCCCTGGTCGAAGAGGTAGCGTAGAGTCTCGAGGACATAAAACATGTTGCCCTCGGTAGCCTGAAACAGGCGTTCTGCAAAGCGCTCACCCCCTTCGCGCTGGCCCGACATCTGACGCAGCAACTGCACCAGTGCAGGCGCATCCACGGGCTGAAGCATGCGTTGGAAAAGGCGGTCTTC
Coding sequences within:
- a CDS encoding carboxypeptidase-like regulatory domain-containing protein, whose translation is MKRLLWLLSMSLIPLLTACPGGGGGTSSLTISPKPTTVTAGTTVTFNATLTNATGTINWTLSGAGSLSATTGTSVTYTAPASVPTPATVTLTATSGSLSDSANFTIAAPTTITVAGTVIGANLQPVASAPVVITSGSTNLSTTTNASGAFSVAGVTPPYDATVVTGNQSLIYNHWC
- a CDS encoding BTAD domain-containing putative transcriptional regulator, giving the protein MALYLSLLGPPQLWQDGKLVSSLPRKAVAMAAYLAVEGQAVERARLADLLWEGEEEAVRRNLRQELFRLKNTAWERVFEQSAQHIGLGPVETDLEAFLTQMARGAWSEALALWRGGFLAGLDPKASEGYWDWLIPERERWERLYREAMLGLARSQEAAGHLAEALKVYQKLLAEDPLQETEQQAVMRLFLQMGDRSAALRQYEQYRVLLRNQLGLEPSPQTQVFGVQLREGQPLPAQQPGVAQLLSEPPLVGRNEDWAWLEAHWGRGLLLLLADAGVGKSRLALEYAKHQVGAGPSETLRIRQRESGQGIGFSGLLEALRQALEAQKLGNLEAPWRDELAQLLPELGLPPSNPHKARFFEALCRALQAIVRPGGVVLWDDLHWLDWASLEFLPYLVRRASSLGFFLLGTARPEALQKNQPVRLILQEITREDRLFQRMLQPVDAPALVQLLRQMSGQREGGERFAERLFQATEGNMFYVLETLRYLFDQGLLRAEAGAWHTPFDSFTSDYRELPLPPSVRDALLERLQRLGEGALPILQALALADFPLSPDMAAGLLRHLGAPITELESLTQSGFLRLDPSGYTLRHELVRQTVLAEMSESRRRWLHARIADALREVAGPLPQLAAHLEAAGQRAEAYVAHLMAGRSLRRGPLARQALEHYHRAQVLCPPMEPDPERFRMLIEAAETRITLGQIQIPERQEMARLADSLGDHERFRLFLLNADASLASGRVAEGIAAAREALRLARTPWQRGHALFKLAWLEYRGGDPDVQLEPLLASIRAFHDIGDQAMETLALRNLSGYWFRLGDLAQYDQTYAQAFKLAAELRDDLLLRRLRADKVMVDWVKGDYAASLQVAELLYQEARERGDWWAVWDALQGLLLNAAVLGLEPGLEATARRAMVEAAEVGAWRDLALLRSDYGNALMVAGRLEEARGELEAALRDLREMGERARLGHVLFNLGFTLLEMGDLERSQDTLAESVALWRDRKEYRHTARSLAALALAHLRASDWKKAQQLSEEAHALRADWARGIYDLPLVLYARARALGDRRGQAYLRETQQLLRDLAQELPPHLARRLLDNRYVAWALKKAV